The following are from one region of the Dehalococcoidia bacterium genome:
- the rplW gene encoding 50S ribosomal protein L23: MAKEINPYAVLVRPLITEKGTMLSTENKYPFEVRSDANKIQIKAAVELAFGVKVKDVNTLNVHGKTKRRGRKRLSSTGRSWKKAIVTLMPGEKIEVYSGV; encoded by the coding sequence ATGGCGAAGGAGATCAACCCCTACGCGGTGCTCGTGCGCCCGCTGATCACCGAGAAGGGCACGATGCTCAGCACCGAGAACAAGTACCCGTTCGAGGTGCGCAGCGACGCGAACAAGATCCAGATCAAGGCGGCCGTCGAGCTGGCCTTCGGCGTCAAGGTGAAGGACGTCAACACGCTGAACGTGCATGGCAAGACGAAGCGGCGCGGGCGCAAGCGGCTGTCCAGCACGGGCCGCTCCTGGAAGAAGGCGATCGTCACGCTGATGCCGGGCGAGAAGATCGAGGTCTACTCCGGCGTCTAG
- the rplB gene encoding 50S ribosomal protein L2 — MPIKQFKPTSPGRRGASGYTFEELTKKRPEKSLTVALKSKAGRNNQGKITVRQRGGGHKRLLRLIDFKRSKQGVPGKVVALEYDPNRSARIALIQYRDGEKRYILAPQGLKVGDTVQAGAGSEIRVGNALPLRLIPTGTVIHNIELNLGRGGQIVRSAGASAQLMAKEGTYSTVRLPSGEMRRVLSECMATIGSVGNPEHNILKLGKAGRTAHRGRRPQVRGSAMNPRDHPHGGGEGKSPVGLPGPKTPWGKPALGLRTRNNKQTDKLIVRRRTK, encoded by the coding sequence ATGCCGATCAAGCAGTTCAAGCCCACCTCGCCCGGGCGGCGCGGCGCTTCGGGCTACACCTTCGAGGAGCTGACGAAGAAGCGGCCGGAAAAGTCGCTGACCGTCGCCCTCAAGAGCAAGGCCGGGCGCAACAACCAGGGCAAGATCACCGTGCGCCAGCGCGGCGGCGGCCACAAGCGGCTGCTGCGCCTGATCGACTTCAAGCGTAGCAAGCAGGGCGTGCCCGGCAAAGTCGTCGCGCTGGAGTACGACCCGAACCGCTCGGCCCGTATCGCCCTGATCCAGTACCGCGACGGCGAGAAGCGCTACATTCTCGCGCCCCAGGGGCTGAAGGTCGGCGACACGGTGCAGGCCGGCGCTGGCTCGGAGATCCGCGTCGGCAACGCGCTGCCGCTCCGCCTGATCCCCACCGGCACGGTGATTCACAACATCGAGCTGAACCTGGGCCGCGGCGGGCAGATCGTGCGCTCGGCCGGCGCCTCGGCGCAGCTGATGGCGAAAGAGGGCACCTACAGCACCGTGCGCCTGCCTTCCGGCGAGATGCGCCGCGTGCTCTCCGAGTGCATGGCGACGATCGGCTCCGTGGGCAACCCGGAGCACAACATTCTCAAGCTGGGCAAGGCGGGGCGCACGGCGCACCGCGGCCGGCGGCCGCAGGTGCGCGGCTCGGCGATGAACCCGCGCGACCATCCGCACGGCGGCGGCGAGGGCAAGTCGCCGGTGGGCTTGCCGGGGCCGAAGACGCCCTGGGGCAAGCCGGCGCTGGGTCTGCGCACGCGCAATAACAAGCAGACGGACAAGCTGATCGTGCGGCGGCGCACGAAGTAG
- the rpsS gene encoding 30S ribosomal protein S19, which translates to MSRSTKKGPYVHESLIKKVDAITRSGQKSVIKTWSRASTVMPQMVGLTIAIHNGQKHVPIYITENMVGHKLGEFAPTRHFRGHVAKSERTTRVAGKR; encoded by the coding sequence GTGTCCCGATCGACGAAGAAGGGGCCGTACGTTCACGAGAGCCTGATCAAGAAGGTCGATGCGATCACGCGCAGCGGCCAGAAGAGCGTGATCAAGACCTGGTCGCGCGCTTCGACCGTGATGCCGCAGATGGTGGGCCTCACGATCGCGATCCACAACGGCCAGAAGCACGTGCCGATCTACATCACCGAGAACATGGTCGGGCACAAGCTCGGCGAGTTCGCGCCCACGCGGCACTTCCGCGGCCACGTGGCCAAGTCGGAGCGCACCACGCGCGTCGCCGGCAAGCGCTAG
- the rplV gene encoding 50S ribosomal protein L22 — protein sequence MRVQATARNIRVSARKVRLLLDELPGKGIDEASTTLRYSGKPIAKVVDKVLQSAAANAENNYSMDRDTLRVVEAYAGEGATLKRFKPRSRGRVSPILKRTAHITVIVDEA from the coding sequence ATGCGCGTACAGGCAACGGCACGAAACATCCGCGTCTCGGCGCGCAAAGTGCGGCTGCTGCTCGACGAGCTGCCGGGCAAGGGTATCGACGAGGCGAGCACCACGTTGCGCTACTCGGGCAAGCCGATCGCCAAGGTCGTGGACAAGGTCTTGCAGTCGGCCGCGGCGAACGCGGAGAACAACTACTCGATGGACCGCGACACGCTGCGCGTGGTCGAGGCCTACGCCGGCGAGGGCGCGACGCTCAAGCGCTTCAAGCCGCGCTCGCGCGGCCGCGTCAGCCCGATCTTGAAGCGCACGGCGCACATCACCGTGATCGTGGACGAAGCGTAG